The following coding sequences are from one Kallotenue papyrolyticum window:
- a CDS encoding glycosyltransferase, with translation MIKRVALVSAHDFARNGGVTEHVRQLARQLRRRDIDVTILAPCSDPDLHEPGLISLGGVMPIPVNGSVARVTLSPTVIEEVSALFSRARFDVVHLHEPLAPMLPLSVLNASSSPNVGTFHASGERSLGYAVSRKLLAWLIQRLSVRIAVSPAAARFAQQYFPGDYLIIPNGVDTNHFNPSVAPLPQWRDGRPTLLFVGRFEEPRKGFDVLLQALPYVQRVRPDTRLLVVGRGDAQPFQERIAALGLREVIFVGPVAAEELPRYYRSADVFCAPSTGQESFGIILIEAMSSGCPVVAADIEGYRQVVTHRQDGVLVPPQHPEALAVALLQLLGDERLRARLARAGVHTARRYDWSDISERVLEAYERACAAAAPSATFRVPDLPVPTALERIALPGRMALALPVAQGGSVAALLETQGASSMFPEAFEARVRALTQRIVGRVLGRSGISPNLLTIIGVLLTLSVTVTLALGYLAWGGLLVLLTSLFDMLDGALARATQRNSTFGAFLDSTMDRYAEALIFLGLLIYYQRIPGSYYELIFVYLAIVGSLMVSYTRARAEALGLDCKVGILARPERVILLSFGLIVGWLHVVLAILALFTNVTALQRIYHVWIQTEGVAREHLPKPARRSWFASRDQSPS, from the coding sequence ATGATCAAACGGGTCGCGCTGGTTTCCGCCCACGACTTTGCCCGCAACGGTGGCGTGACCGAGCATGTGCGTCAACTGGCGCGGCAGTTGCGCCGGCGCGATATCGATGTGACGATCTTGGCGCCCTGCTCCGATCCCGACCTGCACGAACCCGGCCTGATCTCGCTGGGTGGGGTGATGCCGATCCCGGTCAACGGCTCGGTGGCGCGCGTGACCCTCTCACCCACGGTGATCGAGGAGGTGAGCGCGCTGTTCAGCCGCGCGCGCTTCGACGTGGTGCATCTGCACGAGCCGTTGGCGCCGATGTTGCCGCTCTCGGTCCTCAACGCTTCATCATCGCCCAACGTCGGCACCTTTCACGCCTCCGGCGAACGGAGCCTGGGCTATGCGGTCTCGCGCAAGTTGCTGGCCTGGCTGATCCAGCGCTTGAGCGTACGCATCGCCGTGTCGCCCGCGGCGGCGCGCTTTGCGCAGCAGTACTTTCCCGGCGACTACCTGATTATACCCAATGGGGTCGATACCAACCACTTCAACCCCTCGGTCGCGCCGCTGCCGCAGTGGCGCGATGGGCGCCCAACCCTGCTCTTCGTCGGTCGCTTTGAGGAGCCGCGCAAGGGCTTCGACGTTCTGCTCCAGGCGCTACCTTATGTGCAGCGCGTGCGTCCGGATACGCGCCTGCTGGTGGTTGGGCGGGGTGACGCGCAGCCATTTCAGGAGCGCATCGCCGCACTTGGCCTGCGCGAGGTGATCTTCGTCGGGCCGGTCGCTGCGGAAGAGCTGCCGCGCTACTACCGCAGCGCGGATGTGTTCTGCGCGCCATCGACCGGTCAGGAAAGCTTTGGTATCATCCTGATCGAAGCGATGAGCAGTGGCTGCCCGGTGGTGGCTGCTGACATCGAAGGCTATCGGCAGGTGGTGACCCATCGCCAGGACGGTGTGCTGGTGCCGCCACAGCATCCCGAAGCCCTCGCTGTGGCGTTGTTGCAGCTGCTCGGCGACGAACGTCTGCGGGCACGCCTGGCAAGAGCCGGCGTCCACACGGCCCGGCGCTATGACTGGTCGGATATCAGCGAGCGCGTCCTCGAGGCCTACGAACGGGCCTGCGCGGCGGCCGCGCCGTCCGCGACGTTCAGGGTTCCCGACCTGCCGGTGCCGACTGCTCTGGAGCGGATCGCCCTCCCCGGACGGATGGCGTTGGCCCTGCCAGTGGCCCAAGGCGGTTCTGTAGCCGCGCTGCTCGAAACGCAAGGAGCTTCGTCTATGTTTCCTGAGGCTTTTGAGGCGCGTGTCCGCGCGCTGACGCAGCGCATCGTTGGACGCGTGCTGGGGCGCTCCGGCATCAGTCCTAACCTGCTGACCATCATCGGCGTGTTGCTAACCCTGAGCGTTACCGTGACGCTGGCGCTGGGGTATCTGGCCTGGGGTGGCCTGCTGGTGCTGCTGACCAGCTTGTTCGATATGCTGGATGGTGCCTTGGCGCGCGCAACGCAGCGCAATAGCACCTTCGGCGCCTTTCTCGACTCAACCATGGATCGCTACGCCGAGGCCCTGATCTTTCTCGGCCTGCTGATCTACTACCAGCGCATTCCTGGCAGCTACTACGAGCTGATCTTTGTCTATCTGGCGATCGTCGGATCGCTGATGGTGAGTTACACGCGTGCCCGTGCTGAGGCGCTGGGCCTCGACTGCAAGGTCGGTATCCTGGCGCGACCGGAGCGCGTGATCCTGCTCTCCTTCGGCCTGATTGTCGGTTGGTTGCATGTGGTGTTGGCGATCCTGGCGCTCTTTACCAACGTCACGGCGCTACAGCGCATCTACCATGTCTGGATCCAGACCGAAGGCGTCGCGCGCGAGCATCTGCCCAAACCGGCGCGCCGGAGCTGGTTTGCGTCGCGCGATCAGTCGCCCTCTTGA
- a CDS encoding ParB/RepB/Spo0J family partition protein, with translation MRKRGLGSGFGGLINVTAETTPIHDVPIEAVQPNPHQPRVAFDATALEELAQSIREHGILQPLIVTRLEDGSYQLIAGERRLRAARLAGLTSVPVVIKDVSEQQQVELALIENVQRADLDPIEEARAYAMLEDQFGLTHAEIARRVGKSRSTISETLALLKLPPEVQAMVSAGQLTPGHAGALLSLRDPRREVAAAREIAAQGLSVRRAEQYVAALQSAGKELARSAAQQRASASATAEDEAIVKALEEHLYGMRVTLTRTGRGGRLTIYFDNEEMLQGLYERIVGG, from the coding sequence GTGAGAAAGCGTGGCCTCGGAAGTGGTTTTGGCGGTCTGATCAACGTCACAGCCGAGACAACGCCGATCCACGACGTGCCGATCGAGGCGGTCCAGCCCAACCCACACCAGCCGCGCGTGGCCTTCGATGCGACCGCGCTCGAAGAACTGGCACAGTCGATCCGCGAACATGGCATTCTGCAGCCCTTGATTGTGACGCGCCTCGAGGACGGCAGCTACCAGTTGATCGCCGGCGAGCGCCGCCTGCGGGCCGCGCGCTTGGCCGGCCTGACCAGCGTACCGGTGGTGATCAAGGATGTCTCCGAGCAGCAGCAGGTGGAACTGGCGCTGATCGAGAATGTGCAGCGCGCCGATCTCGATCCGATCGAAGAGGCGCGCGCCTATGCCATGCTCGAGGATCAGTTTGGGCTGACGCATGCCGAAATCGCCAGACGGGTGGGCAAGAGTCGCTCGACGATCTCTGAGACGCTGGCGCTGCTCAAACTGCCGCCCGAAGTCCAGGCTATGGTCTCTGCCGGTCAGTTGACGCCCGGCCATGCCGGCGCTCTGCTCAGCCTGCGCGATCCGCGCCGCGAAGTCGCCGCTGCCCGCGAGATTGCCGCGCAGGGGTTGAGCGTGCGGCGCGCCGAACAATATGTCGCGGCGTTGCAGAGTGCTGGCAAAGAACTTGCTCGTTCTGCGGCGCAGCAACGCGCTTCGGCCTCTGCAACTGCCGAAGACGAAGCGATCGTCAAAGCGCTGGAGGAACACCTCTATGGCATGCGTGTGACGCTGACGCGGACCGGCCGGGGTGGGCGCCTGACGATCTACTTCGATAACGAGGAGATGTTGCAAGGCTTGTACGAACGCATCGTCGGCGGCTAG
- a CDS encoding ParA family protein, with protein MVAIANQKGGVGKTTTAINLGGYLAQSGRRVLLVDMDPQGNVATCLGIRKHDLAYTVGEVLLGEVEIQQAIIASGRPGLDLLPATPDLAGTAVALAGVLARETRLRHALQPMAGWYDLVLIDCPPSLGLLTINGLVAAHQVLIPLQCEFLALEGLAQLRETIELVRTHLNQRLHIGGVVMTMYDGRANLARQVVEEVRRYFPQRIFNTIIPRNVRLSEAPSHGALIYEYDPTSRGAKAYAALAEELLQREEAKR; from the coding sequence ATAGTGGCGATAGCAAACCAGAAGGGTGGCGTTGGCAAAACCACGACGGCGATCAACCTCGGCGGCTACCTGGCCCAGAGCGGTCGTCGCGTGCTGCTGGTGGACATGGATCCGCAGGGCAACGTCGCAACCTGCTTGGGGATCCGCAAGCACGATCTAGCCTACACCGTAGGCGAGGTTCTGCTCGGCGAAGTGGAGATTCAACAGGCCATCATTGCGAGCGGACGACCGGGGCTGGACCTCTTGCCGGCCACGCCGGACCTGGCCGGCACGGCGGTGGCGCTGGCGGGCGTGCTCGCGCGCGAGACGCGCCTGCGGCATGCGTTGCAGCCCATGGCTGGATGGTACGACCTGGTGCTGATCGATTGTCCGCCCTCGCTGGGGCTGCTGACGATCAATGGATTGGTGGCGGCGCACCAGGTGCTCATCCCGCTGCAGTGTGAATTTCTGGCGCTGGAAGGGTTGGCACAACTGCGTGAAACCATCGAACTAGTGCGTACCCATCTCAATCAGCGCTTGCACATCGGCGGCGTGGTCATGACCATGTACGATGGACGGGCCAATCTGGCACGGCAGGTCGTCGAGGAAGTGCGGCGCTATTTTCCGCAGCGCATCTTCAACACCATCATCCCGCGCAACGTGCGCCTGAGTGAAGCGCCCAGCCATGGCGCGCTGATCTACGAGTACGATCCCACCAGCCGGGGCGCGAAAGCCTATGCAGCCCTGGCCGAAGAGCTGTTGCAACGTGAGGAGGCGAAACGGTGA
- a CDS encoding glycogen synthase, which translates to MGDQLKVLILAAEVVPFAKTGGLADVTGALPKALRALGHDVRVAMPRYGQIDRMTFGLQPVSAPYPVPLDNSQEEATLLEGRISSRHGDVPIYFIEQPRLYERDGIYMYPDDAERFIFFCRAALEGMRVLGWQPDVIHCHDWHTAIVPNWLKTIYRQDPFFERTASVYTIHNLAYQGIFGYRVLEVAGLAAYGFIVHPDIPHLNDVVDFMGRGIYYADIINTVSETYAQEILTPQCGEGLDPLLRDRRDRLFGVLNGVDYEIFNPETDPLLPATYSRANLEGKARCKQALQRQFGLEERSEAPLIGAVSRLSDHKGFDLIAAIIETVFQQTEAQLVIAGTGDQRYHDLFASLQHRYRGRLGVAYTFNDELSRLIYAGSDMYVMPSRLEPCGLGQLISLRYGTIPIVRATGGLADTVHDWDPRSRTGNGFVFRDYDHMALFATLVRAVETYKYREVWQDLMLRAMSADHSWEASARRYVDLYQRALVSRRHQQREAAS; encoded by the coding sequence ATGGGCGATCAGTTGAAGGTGTTAATCCTAGCGGCGGAGGTCGTACCCTTTGCTAAAACCGGTGGACTGGCGGACGTCACCGGGGCGTTGCCCAAGGCGCTGCGCGCGCTGGGCCATGATGTGCGCGTCGCCATGCCACGCTATGGCCAGATCGATCGCATGACCTTTGGGTTGCAGCCGGTGAGCGCGCCCTATCCTGTGCCGCTCGACAACAGCCAGGAGGAGGCTACGCTGCTGGAGGGCCGCATCAGCAGCCGGCATGGCGATGTGCCGATCTACTTTATCGAACAGCCCCGGCTCTATGAGCGGGATGGAATCTACATGTACCCCGACGATGCCGAGCGGTTTATCTTCTTCTGCCGTGCGGCGCTGGAGGGGATGCGCGTGCTGGGCTGGCAGCCGGATGTGATTCACTGCCACGACTGGCACACCGCCATCGTCCCCAATTGGCTGAAAACGATCTACCGTCAGGACCCCTTCTTCGAGCGGACGGCATCGGTCTACACCATTCACAATCTGGCCTACCAGGGCATTTTCGGCTACCGCGTTTTGGAGGTGGCGGGCCTGGCGGCCTACGGTTTTATTGTCCATCCCGATATTCCCCACCTGAACGATGTGGTGGACTTCATGGGACGCGGCATCTACTACGCCGATATCATCAATACGGTCAGTGAAACCTATGCCCAGGAGATTTTGACGCCGCAGTGTGGTGAAGGGCTTGACCCGCTGTTGCGCGATCGGCGCGATCGGCTCTTCGGCGTGCTCAACGGCGTGGACTATGAGATCTTCAATCCGGAGACCGACCCGCTGCTGCCCGCCACCTATAGCCGCGCCAACCTAGAGGGCAAGGCGCGCTGCAAACAGGCGCTGCAGCGCCAGTTCGGCTTGGAGGAGCGCAGCGAAGCGCCGCTCATCGGCGCGGTATCGCGGCTCTCGGATCACAAGGGCTTTGATCTGATTGCGGCGATTATCGAAACCGTCTTTCAGCAGACCGAGGCGCAGCTGGTCATCGCCGGCACCGGCGACCAGCGCTACCACGATCTGTTTGCCAGCCTGCAGCACCGCTACCGTGGCCGTCTGGGCGTGGCCTACACCTTCAACGATGAGTTGTCGCGGTTAATCTACGCCGGCAGCGATATGTACGTCATGCCCTCGCGCCTGGAGCCGTGCGGCCTAGGACAGTTGATCAGCCTGCGCTACGGTACGATCCCGATCGTGCGCGCGACCGGCGGCCTGGCCGACACCGTGCACGACTGGGATCCGCGCAGCCGCACCGGCAACGGCTTCGTCTTTCGCGATTACGACCATATGGCACTCTTCGCTACGCTGGTGCGCGCCGTGGAGACCTATAAGTATCGCGAGGTCTGGCAGGACTTAATGCTGCGTGCCATGAGCGCCGATCACTCCTGGGAGGCATCGGCGCGGCGCTATGTTGATCTCTATCAGCGCGCGCTGGTAAGCCGTCGCCATCAGCAGCGTGAAGCGGCCTCCTGA
- the aroF gene encoding 3-deoxy-7-phosphoheptulonate synthase has protein sequence MLIVMDAHATAEQIARVCDEIRQMGYQPHPMPGPTRTAIGVTGNEGAIVQTSRISSLPGVIDIVRITKPYKLVSREFKEADTIVRVGDLPIGGPGVVVMAGPCTVESRDQLFASARAVLAHGATVIRGGAYKPRSSPYSFQGLGEAGLRLLAELRQELGVPVVTEVLDTETLPLVEEYADILQIGARNMQNYSLLRAVGRSHRPVLLKRGFAATLQDLLLAAEYILVEGNRQVILCERGVRSFDQHSRFMLDLGAIPVLKALTHLPVIVDPSHAAGQADRVIPMARAAVAAGADGLIVEVHPDPAFAVCDGEQALVPHRFAEMMQQIERIAAALGRPVLGRSPQPTHPA, from the coding sequence ATGCTCATTGTCATGGACGCGCACGCTACCGCTGAACAGATCGCGCGCGTGTGCGACGAAATCCGCCAGATGGGCTACCAACCACATCCCATGCCTGGACCAACCCGTACCGCCATCGGCGTCACCGGCAACGAAGGCGCCATCGTCCAGACCTCGCGCATCTCCAGCCTACCCGGTGTCATCGACATCGTCCGCATCACCAAACCCTACAAACTGGTCTCGCGTGAATTCAAAGAAGCCGATACCATTGTGCGCGTCGGCGACCTCCCGATCGGTGGGCCGGGCGTGGTGGTGATGGCCGGACCATGCACCGTGGAAAGCCGCGATCAGCTCTTCGCCAGCGCCCGCGCGGTGTTGGCCCATGGCGCAACCGTGATCCGCGGCGGCGCCTATAAACCGCGCAGCTCGCCCTACAGCTTCCAGGGTCTGGGCGAGGCAGGGCTGCGGCTCCTGGCCGAGCTACGCCAGGAATTGGGCGTCCCCGTCGTGACCGAAGTGCTCGACACCGAGACACTGCCGCTGGTAGAAGAGTACGCCGACATACTACAGATCGGCGCGCGCAATATGCAAAACTACTCGCTGTTGCGCGCCGTTGGACGATCGCATCGGCCCGTGCTGCTCAAGCGCGGTTTCGCGGCAACGCTGCAAGATCTGCTGCTGGCCGCTGAGTATATCCTGGTTGAGGGCAATCGCCAGGTCATCCTCTGCGAACGCGGTGTGCGCTCCTTTGACCAGCATTCGCGCTTCATGCTCGACCTGGGCGCGATTCCGGTGCTGAAAGCGCTCACGCACCTGCCGGTGATCGTTGATCCGAGCCATGCCGCCGGCCAGGCCGACCGCGTCATCCCTATGGCCCGCGCCGCGGTTGCGGCGGGCGCGGATGGTTTGATCGTCGAGGTGCATCCTGATCCGGCCTTTGCCGTCTGCGATGGCGAGCAGGCGCTGGTGCCGCACCGCTTCGCCGAGATGATGCAGCAGATCGAACGCATCGCCGCAGCGCTCGGTCGGCCGGTGCTGGGCCGCAGCCCGCAACCGACCCATCCGGCGTGA
- the guaB gene encoding IMP dehydrogenase gives MIDWDAKLEHEGLTFDDVLLEPAYSDVLPNQVDVSTQLTRTIRLNIPLVSAAMDTVTEARLAIAIAREGGIGIIHKNMSIEQQADMVRKVKRSESGMITDPICLHPEQTIGEAWALMEEYHISGVPITTPNGDLVGILTNRDLRFETDPTRRIAELMTPAPLITVPEGTTLEQAKAVLHKHRIEKLPVVDAQGKLKGLITVKDIMKQIQHPNAAKDALGRLRVGAAVGTGRDNEERAQALVQAGVDVLVIDTAHGHSQGVLDAVARMRERFPDVQLIAGNVATGAATIALIERGVDAVKVGIGPGSICTTRVVSGAGMPQITAIMQCARAAERYGVPIIADGGIKYSGDITKALAAGAHSVMIGSLFAGTDESPGEMILYEGRSYKSYRGMGSIGAMERGSGDRYFQGNTVRGKLVAEGIEGMVPYKGPLSETIYQLVGGLRAGMGYVGARDIETLRRKTRFIRITMASLIESHPHDVTITKEAPNYNERR, from the coding sequence ATGATCGACTGGGACGCCAAACTCGAACACGAAGGGCTCACCTTCGATGATGTCTTGCTGGAACCGGCCTATTCCGATGTACTGCCCAACCAGGTGGACGTCAGCACACAGTTGACGCGCACGATCCGCCTCAACATCCCGCTCGTGTCGGCCGCCATGGATACCGTCACCGAAGCGCGACTGGCGATCGCCATCGCGCGCGAGGGCGGCATCGGCATCATCCATAAAAATATGAGCATCGAACAACAGGCCGACATGGTCCGTAAAGTCAAGCGCTCCGAGAGCGGCATGATCACCGATCCGATCTGCCTGCATCCCGAGCAGACCATCGGCGAGGCCTGGGCATTAATGGAGGAGTACCACATCTCCGGCGTGCCAATTACCACCCCGAACGGCGACCTGGTGGGCATCCTGACCAACCGCGACCTGCGCTTTGAAACCGACCCGACGCGACGCATCGCCGAGCTGATGACGCCCGCGCCGCTGATCACTGTACCCGAAGGCACCACGCTAGAACAGGCCAAGGCCGTGCTGCATAAGCATCGCATCGAAAAGCTGCCGGTCGTGGACGCCCAGGGCAAGCTCAAGGGCCTGATCACGGTCAAGGATATCATGAAGCAGATCCAGCATCCCAACGCAGCCAAGGATGCGCTGGGCCGCCTGCGCGTCGGTGCAGCCGTTGGGACTGGGCGCGACAACGAGGAACGCGCCCAGGCGCTGGTGCAGGCCGGCGTCGATGTGCTGGTGATCGATACAGCCCATGGCCACTCGCAGGGCGTGCTCGACGCGGTAGCGCGCATGCGCGAGCGCTTCCCCGACGTGCAACTGATCGCCGGCAACGTCGCCACCGGCGCGGCCACCATCGCGCTGATCGAGCGCGGCGTGGACGCAGTCAAAGTCGGCATCGGTCCGGGCTCGATCTGCACCACCCGCGTCGTCTCGGGCGCGGGCATGCCCCAGATTACGGCGATCATGCAGTGCGCGCGCGCGGCCGAGCGCTACGGCGTGCCGATCATTGCCGACGGCGGTATCAAGTACAGCGGCGACATCACCAAAGCGCTGGCCGCCGGCGCGCACAGCGTGATGATCGGCTCACTCTTCGCCGGTACGGATGAATCGCCTGGCGAGATGATCCTATACGAAGGTCGCTCCTACAAATCCTATCGTGGCATGGGCTCGATCGGCGCCATGGAGCGCGGCAGCGGCGACCGCTACTTCCAGGGCAATACCGTGCGCGGCAAGCTGGTCGCCGAGGGTATCGAGGGCATGGTCCCCTACAAAGGTCCCCTGTCCGAAACCATCTACCAATTGGTTGGTGGTCTGCGCGCAGGCATGGGCTACGTCGGCGCGCGCGACATCGAAACGCTGCGGCGCAAGACACGCTTTATCCGCATCACCATGGCCAGCCTGATCGAAAGCCATCCCCACGATGTGACGATTACCAAGGAAGCGCCCAACTACAACGAACGGCGCTAG
- a CDS encoding CpXC domain-containing protein, whose product MAISYAEQVALTCPRCATAFSAEVYVLIDATERPDLVSRILDDSLHDAACPQCGQTGRVPAPLLYHDAAHARVLLAVPADMPEAEWRAIGQQLLMLLIGALPEAARLPYLGEVQAEAGLAGIAQVIRQEGLTGAGAPSEALPPIVIAIQDLLNAKGPAKLIAAFNQHAILRDPQAVTILQELATEASSMGQSEAAQGFARAAELLEQIKGMRQEAGAPAVSIAVTDQALAPEAIEALAFAVLRANTGAELAQIIDQHPELLADTGDAALSAYAAAARAAGKTRIANGLEERLNAIRELRAIYRVQQPLLELVQAYLDADSPATIETLLVEHAELLEPAADAWLARLAHNAREDGDLALATFIEERRAFLQRVREALDAADDSNALA is encoded by the coding sequence ATGGCAATCTCGTACGCCGAACAGGTCGCGCTGACCTGCCCGCGCTGTGCAACAGCCTTCAGCGCCGAAGTCTATGTGCTCATCGACGCGACAGAGCGGCCTGACCTGGTGAGCCGCATCCTGGACGACTCGTTGCACGATGCGGCCTGCCCACAATGCGGACAGACGGGACGCGTGCCCGCGCCGCTGCTCTACCATGATGCGGCGCATGCGCGCGTGTTGCTTGCAGTCCCGGCCGACATGCCCGAGGCCGAATGGCGCGCCATCGGTCAACAGCTCTTGATGCTGCTGATCGGCGCGCTGCCGGAAGCGGCGCGGCTGCCCTACCTGGGCGAGGTCCAGGCCGAGGCCGGTCTGGCCGGGATCGCTCAGGTGATCCGTCAGGAGGGCCTCACCGGCGCAGGCGCGCCAAGCGAAGCCCTCCCGCCGATCGTGATCGCCATTCAGGACCTGTTGAACGCCAAGGGGCCCGCCAAGTTGATAGCCGCCTTCAACCAGCATGCCATTCTGCGCGATCCGCAGGCGGTTACCATTCTGCAAGAGCTGGCCACTGAAGCGAGCAGCATGGGTCAGAGCGAGGCGGCGCAGGGCTTCGCGCGCGCGGCCGAACTGCTCGAACAGATCAAAGGCATGCGCCAAGAGGCCGGCGCGCCGGCAGTGTCGATCGCGGTCACCGATCAGGCGCTCGCGCCCGAGGCGATCGAAGCGTTGGCCTTTGCTGTGTTGCGCGCCAACACCGGCGCCGAGCTGGCGCAGATTATCGATCAGCACCCGGAGCTGCTCGCCGACACCGGCGACGCCGCGCTCAGTGCCTATGCAGCTGCCGCGCGTGCTGCCGGAAAGACGCGCATCGCCAATGGGCTAGAAGAGCGCCTAAACGCCATCCGCGAGTTGCGCGCGATCTACCGCGTGCAACAGCCACTGCTGGAGCTGGTACAGGCCTACCTCGATGCCGACAGTCCGGCGACGATTGAAACACTACTGGTCGAGCATGCAGAGCTGCTCGAGCCCGCTGCCGACGCCTGGCTGGCGCGCCTGGCGCACAATGCGCGTGAAGACGGCGACCTCGCGCTAGCGACCTTTATCGAAGAGCGCCGCGCCTTTCTCCAGCGCGTCCGGGAGGCGCTGGATGCCGCAGACGATAGCAATGCGCTAGCCTGA